A stretch of Myxococcus hansupus DNA encodes these proteins:
- a CDS encoding polynucleotide kinase-phosphatase, translating into MKLTIPELSLVLLIGPSGSGKSTFARRHFKPTEVLSSDAYRGIVCDDENSMEATKDAFETLRFVAAKRLARGLLTVIDATNVQPEARKPLVALAREFHVLPVAVVLDVPEKTCHERNRQRSDRSFGPHVVRNQLQQLHRSLRGLEREGFRHVHVLKPEVLESMEFVRQPLWNNLKHLHGPFDIIGDVHGCREELEALLGKLGYDVRPRADGTPGFDVRPPEGRKAIFVGDLVDRGPDTPGVLRLVMGMVEAGSALCVPGNHEVKLMRKLRGRDVKVSHGLAQSLEQLEREPPEFHKAVVDFVDGLVSHYVLDDGRLVVAHAGLKASMQGRGSGQVREFALYGETTGETDEFGLPVRFNWAAEYRGKATVVYGHTPVLEADWLNNTLCVDTGCVYGGKLTAVRYPERELVSVQAARAYAEAIRPLGQVAVGDGLSAQQAHDDVLDIEDVLGKRVVTTRLGQSVTVREENATAALEAMSRFAIDPKWLVYLPPTMSPSETSQAPGHLEHPAEAFAYYRKEGVAKVVCEEKHMGSRAVVVVARDEAAARRRFGVTTGETGVCYTRTGRRFFSNATLEAAFLERVRAGLTASGFWEAHQTDWACLDGELMPWSLKAQELLRDQYAAVGAASRAALTDVVSVLGQATARGLEVGALSARFGEKARSVERYVDAYRHYCWPVRSLEDVRFAPFHLLATEGAAHVDKDHVWHMEALAKVCQVDPGFLLATPYRVVALEDADAVAEGVRWWETLTARGGEGMVVKPLDFIVRGRKGLLQPAIKSRGPEYLRIIYGPEYTAPEHLNRLRQRGLSTKRSLALREFSLGVEALERFARGEPLRRVHECVFGVLALESEPVDPRL; encoded by the coding sequence ATGAAGCTCACCATTCCCGAACTGTCCCTGGTCCTGCTCATCGGCCCCTCCGGGTCGGGCAAGTCCACCTTCGCGCGACGGCACTTCAAGCCGACCGAGGTCCTCTCCTCGGATGCCTACCGCGGCATCGTCTGTGACGACGAGAACAGCATGGAGGCGACGAAGGACGCCTTCGAGACGCTGCGCTTCGTCGCGGCCAAGCGGCTCGCGCGAGGGCTGCTCACCGTCATCGACGCGACCAACGTGCAGCCGGAGGCACGCAAGCCCCTGGTGGCGCTGGCGCGCGAGTTCCACGTGCTCCCGGTGGCGGTGGTGCTGGATGTCCCGGAGAAGACCTGCCACGAGCGCAACCGTCAGCGGTCCGACCGGAGCTTCGGTCCCCACGTGGTGCGCAACCAGCTCCAGCAACTGCACCGCTCACTGCGCGGCCTGGAGCGAGAGGGCTTTCGCCACGTGCATGTGCTGAAGCCCGAGGTGCTGGAGTCGATGGAGTTCGTCCGCCAGCCGCTCTGGAACAACCTCAAGCACCTGCACGGGCCGTTCGACATCATTGGTGACGTCCACGGCTGTCGCGAGGAGCTGGAGGCGCTGCTGGGCAAGCTGGGCTACGACGTGCGCCCGCGCGCGGACGGCACCCCGGGGTTCGACGTGCGTCCGCCGGAGGGCCGCAAGGCCATCTTCGTGGGCGACCTGGTGGACCGCGGGCCCGACACACCCGGCGTGCTTCGGCTCGTCATGGGCATGGTGGAGGCGGGCAGCGCGCTGTGCGTGCCTGGGAATCATGAAGTGAAGCTGATGCGCAAGCTGCGGGGCCGGGACGTGAAGGTGTCTCACGGCCTGGCCCAGTCCCTGGAGCAACTGGAGCGCGAGCCGCCCGAGTTCCACAAGGCGGTGGTGGACTTCGTCGACGGGCTCGTCTCGCACTACGTCCTGGACGACGGGCGGCTGGTGGTGGCGCACGCGGGGCTCAAGGCGTCCATGCAGGGGCGCGGCTCCGGCCAGGTGCGTGAGTTCGCGCTGTACGGAGAGACGACGGGCGAGACGGACGAGTTCGGCCTCCCGGTGCGCTTCAACTGGGCGGCGGAGTACCGAGGCAAGGCAACAGTGGTGTACGGGCACACGCCCGTGCTCGAAGCGGACTGGCTCAACAACACGCTGTGCGTGGACACGGGCTGTGTGTATGGCGGCAAGCTGACGGCGGTGCGCTACCCGGAGCGGGAGCTCGTTTCGGTGCAGGCCGCGCGCGCCTACGCGGAGGCCATCCGGCCGCTGGGACAGGTCGCGGTGGGAGATGGGCTCAGCGCGCAGCAGGCGCACGACGACGTGCTGGACATCGAGGACGTGCTGGGCAAACGCGTGGTGACCACGCGGCTGGGCCAGAGCGTGACGGTGCGCGAGGAGAACGCCACCGCGGCGCTGGAGGCGATGAGCCGGTTCGCCATCGACCCGAAGTGGCTCGTGTACCTGCCGCCGACGATGTCGCCCTCGGAGACGAGCCAGGCGCCGGGCCATCTCGAACATCCCGCCGAGGCGTTCGCCTACTACCGCAAGGAGGGCGTGGCGAAGGTGGTGTGCGAGGAGAAGCACATGGGCTCGCGCGCGGTGGTGGTCGTGGCGCGCGACGAGGCGGCGGCGCGCCGGCGCTTCGGGGTGACCACGGGCGAGACGGGTGTCTGCTACACGCGCACGGGCCGGCGCTTCTTCTCGAACGCCACGCTGGAGGCGGCCTTCCTGGAGCGCGTGCGCGCGGGGCTCACGGCGTCCGGATTCTGGGAGGCGCACCAGACGGACTGGGCGTGCCTCGACGGCGAGCTGATGCCGTGGTCGCTCAAGGCCCAGGAGCTGCTGCGGGACCAGTACGCTGCGGTGGGCGCGGCCTCGCGCGCGGCGCTCACGGACGTGGTGTCGGTGCTGGGGCAGGCCACGGCGCGAGGCTTGGAGGTGGGCGCGCTGTCCGCCCGCTTCGGTGAGAAGGCCCGCAGCGTGGAGCGGTACGTGGACGCCTACCGGCATTACTGCTGGCCGGTGCGCTCGCTCGAGGACGTGCGGTTCGCGCCCTTCCACCTGCTGGCCACGGAGGGGGCGGCCCACGTGGACAAGGACCACGTCTGGCACATGGAGGCGCTGGCGAAGGTGTGCCAGGTGGACCCGGGGTTCCTCCTGGCCACGCCGTACCGGGTGGTGGCGCTGGAGGACGCGGACGCGGTGGCCGAGGGTGTGCGCTGGTGGGAGACCCTCACGGCGCGAGGCGGCGAGGGCATGGTGGTCAAGCCGCTCGACTTCATCGTGCGCGGGCGCAAGGGATTGCTCCAACCCGCCATCAAGTCACGAGGCCCGGAGTACCTGCGCATCATCTACGGCCCGGAGTACACCGCGCCCGAGCACCTGAACCGGCTGCGCCAGCGGGGACTGTCCACGAAGCGCTCGCTCGCGCTGCGGGAGTTCTCGCTGGGCGTCGAGGCGCTGGAGCGCTTCGCGCGCGGCGAGCCGCTGCGCCGCGTCCACGAGTGTGTCTTTGGCGTCCTCGCACTGGAGAGCGAGCCCGTGGACCCACGGCTTTGA
- a CDS encoding SDR family NAD(P)-dependent oxidoreductase, protein MRPGKRTALVTGARTGVGLALTQRLLAEGWDVAVLVRSPITEAPDVLAAEEAGRLRTYRADLSDFQSLRDALQELARKEPSIDVLFNNAAVGPGELLFSAQSRELCFEVNTVVPYVLTRALAPNVANSELKRVVHTSSNALLYVKSFEPKRLAHPTGKFRPLLGAYASSKLALSLWTQALADELSTQGISSVSACPGPNKTPLTASAGMPWPLGLVARFLFKPPRVGAGRIHSAALGSPGVPNGSFLIKGQVTPLPFAHSAQAVLDEVHGIYQREFTVNDSGREAGRVHAR, encoded by the coding sequence ATGCGACCCGGCAAGAGGACGGCGCTGGTCACAGGTGCGCGCACAGGTGTCGGACTCGCGCTGACACAACGCCTTCTGGCGGAAGGTTGGGACGTGGCGGTGCTGGTGCGCTCGCCCATCACCGAGGCGCCCGACGTGCTCGCCGCTGAAGAAGCCGGCCGGTTGCGGACCTACCGTGCGGACCTGTCGGACTTCCAGAGCCTCCGGGATGCCCTCCAGGAGCTTGCGCGGAAGGAGCCTTCCATCGACGTGTTGTTCAACAACGCGGCGGTCGGTCCCGGGGAGCTGCTCTTCTCAGCGCAAAGCCGTGAGCTGTGCTTCGAGGTGAATACCGTCGTGCCGTATGTGCTCACGCGAGCCCTGGCTCCCAACGTGGCGAACAGCGAGTTGAAGCGGGTGGTCCACACGTCCTCCAACGCGCTGCTGTACGTGAAGTCCTTCGAACCGAAGCGCCTCGCGCACCCCACGGGCAAGTTCCGCCCACTCCTGGGCGCCTACGCCAGCTCCAAGCTGGCCTTGTCCCTGTGGACGCAGGCGCTGGCGGATGAGCTGTCCACGCAGGGTATCTCCAGCGTCTCCGCGTGCCCCGGGCCCAACAAGACGCCGCTCACGGCAAGCGCGGGGATGCCGTGGCCGCTCGGCCTCGTGGCCCGGTTCCTCTTCAAGCCACCCAGAGTGGGCGCGGGCCGGATTCACAGCGCGGCCCTGGGGAGCCCCGGTGTCCCCAACGGGAGCTTCCTCATCAAGGGCCAAGTCACGCCCCTGCCCTTCGCCCACAGCGCGCAGGCGGTCCTCGATGAGGTCCACGGCATCTATCAGCGCGAGTTCACGGTGAACGATTCAGGCAGAGAGGCGGGCCGGGTCCACGCTCGATGA
- a CDS encoding winged helix-turn-helix transcriptional regulator — protein MALPPDVCKEVGEVLARVGDKWSILVIRHLREGPVRFNDLRRDLGGITHKVLTSTLRGLERDGFVLRTVTPTVPPRVDYALTELGQELMEPIDMLATWALRRRAAVHHARAAYDAREEPPPRREPS, from the coding sequence ATGGCGCTCCCCCCGGATGTCTGCAAGGAGGTCGGCGAGGTGCTGGCCCGCGTGGGAGACAAGTGGTCCATCCTCGTCATCCGGCACCTGCGCGAGGGCCCGGTCCGATTCAACGACCTGCGCAGGGACCTCGGCGGGATTACCCACAAGGTGCTGACGTCCACCCTGCGAGGACTGGAGCGTGACGGCTTCGTCCTGCGCACCGTTACGCCCACGGTGCCGCCGCGCGTGGACTACGCGTTGACGGAGCTTGGCCAGGAGTTGATGGAGCCCATCGACATGCTGGCGACCTGGGCGCTGCGCCGCCGTGCCGCCGTCCACCACGCTCGCGCCGCGTATGACGCTCGTGAAGAGCCTCCTCCGCGACGCGAGCCGAGCTGA
- a CDS encoding PKD domain-containing protein has product MQIHDSITRAALALALLSGCGSPEPEGPLADTAMPLVTSSKLTITAAMVQPDGLRPVAGPYQNLFDEQALVGDPRAGTGSNPLTTWGDVIFNDAAYPMGLIIDLGAPHDLTDIAVFDTFDSGTVSFAVGEPGAWTPMTSITLTRWQAWWVVPVTQRTRYIHLSRTRYAGMNEVVIYGAPVTGEPPANLPPTVSAGADQTVVLPTNTVTLTGTATDSDGTVVARQWTQVAGPNTATLTGATALTATASGLVQGLYAFELTATDDDGATASDRTQVHVRPAATGRGTVQEVYRSSSTPGGYGHVLYLPPGYEEGENWPVVFFLHGMGEQGNGDSAELKWVRRNGPLAYIDREGKDYPFILVAPQTGRSGFWSAYEVQHHLDPFFEHILSTLKTDRKRVYLTGLSMGGAGTFNYASRFPAKLAAAIPVCTGGYGATAADALSIVQADLPLWASHGLLDNDIFYTATAAWFTHFGQTLGGTGTVMDTYPSPAITATAFFRPGTGKWEWIAGQTNTDSTGAGPVNPLLFTLLHDGNHYIWDRIYKEPKVFAWMLAQQRP; this is encoded by the coding sequence ATGCAAATTCATGACAGCATCACAAGAGCGGCCCTTGCCCTGGCGTTGTTGTCCGGTTGCGGCAGCCCCGAGCCCGAAGGCCCTCTGGCCGACACGGCGATGCCGCTGGTCACGAGCAGCAAGCTGACCATCACCGCGGCCATGGTGCAGCCCGACGGCCTCCGCCCGGTCGCGGGTCCGTACCAGAACCTGTTCGATGAGCAGGCGCTCGTCGGGGACCCCCGTGCGGGGACAGGCTCCAATCCCCTCACGACCTGGGGCGACGTCATCTTCAACGACGCGGCGTACCCCATGGGTCTCATCATCGACCTGGGCGCGCCGCACGACCTCACGGACATCGCGGTCTTCGACACCTTCGACAGCGGGACGGTCTCCTTCGCGGTGGGCGAGCCGGGCGCGTGGACACCGATGACGAGCATCACCCTGACCCGGTGGCAGGCCTGGTGGGTGGTGCCCGTCACCCAACGCACGCGGTACATCCATCTGTCGAGGACCCGCTACGCGGGCATGAACGAGGTCGTCATCTACGGCGCCCCCGTGACGGGTGAGCCGCCCGCCAACCTTCCCCCCACGGTCTCCGCGGGAGCGGACCAAACGGTGGTGCTGCCCACGAACACCGTCACCTTGACGGGCACGGCGACGGACAGCGATGGGACGGTGGTGGCGAGGCAATGGACGCAGGTCGCCGGCCCCAACACCGCGACGCTGACGGGCGCCACGGCGCTCACCGCGACGGCCTCCGGTCTGGTGCAGGGGCTCTACGCGTTCGAGCTGACGGCGACGGACGATGACGGCGCCACCGCCAGCGACAGGACGCAGGTCCACGTCAGGCCCGCCGCCACGGGACGAGGCACCGTGCAGGAGGTCTACCGGTCCTCGTCGACGCCGGGTGGCTATGGCCATGTCCTGTACCTGCCTCCCGGTTACGAGGAAGGCGAGAACTGGCCCGTCGTCTTCTTCCTCCACGGCATGGGCGAGCAGGGAAATGGCGACAGCGCCGAACTGAAGTGGGTCCGCCGGAACGGGCCGCTCGCGTACATCGACCGGGAGGGGAAGGACTACCCCTTCATCCTGGTCGCTCCGCAAACCGGCAGGTCGGGGTTCTGGAGCGCCTATGAAGTCCAGCACCACCTGGACCCCTTCTTCGAGCACATCCTGTCGACGCTCAAGACAGACAGGAAGCGCGTCTACCTGACGGGCCTCAGCATGGGCGGCGCGGGGACGTTCAACTATGCATCGCGATTCCCGGCGAAGCTCGCCGCCGCCATCCCCGTCTGCACCGGCGGCTACGGCGCGACCGCCGCTGATGCCCTGTCGATTGTCCAGGCGGACCTGCCCCTCTGGGCCTCACATGGCCTGCTCGACAACGACATCTTCTACACGGCGACCGCCGCCTGGTTCACGCACTTCGGCCAGACTCTGGGCGGCACGGGGACCGTCATGGACACCTATCCCTCTCCAGCCATCACGGCGACGGCGTTCTTCCGGCCCGGTACCGGGAAGTGGGAGTGGATTGCCGGGCAGACGAACACCGACAGCACGGGCGCGGGGCCGGTGAATCCCCTGCTCTTCACCCTGCTCCATGATGGCAATCACTACATCTGGGACCGCATCTACAAGGAGCCCAAGGTGTTCGCCTGGATGCTGGCCCAGCAGCGCCCCTGA
- a CDS encoding alpha/beta fold hydrolase gives MRTIRLGAALLLLAACDSTTPDPAPDDPPGLHRVTRMQATRGVQLEVLDFGGEGPALVFLAGMGSTAHVYDELAPEFRATHHVYALTRRGFGASDWPDSGYDTATLGGDVVKVLDGLGLSKASFVGHSLAGDELTWLALHHPSRVDALVYLDATDSRGRIAAFLEGSPLPPLPFSVLDGLPSREAVAERLARDLGGRLPSHELEQSYVFDATTGAYAGERRHARATEQCVRGAAVQDLTRVPGPVLSLHDGQGFTGWVEVLATSEALPTDFRQRLRDFLPTLRQHEAEQEAALQRHPGWRHLYLERAGHYIWLTNRADVVTRMREFFANTTAP, from the coding sequence ATGCGAACGATACGCCTCGGTGCCGCGCTGCTCTTGTTGGCTGCTTGTGATTCCACGACGCCGGACCCCGCTCCGGATGACCCGCCCGGACTTCACCGGGTGACGCGCATGCAGGCCACGCGGGGTGTCCAATTGGAGGTGCTCGACTTCGGCGGCGAAGGACCGGCCTTGGTGTTCCTCGCGGGCATGGGCAGCACCGCGCACGTCTACGACGAGCTGGCCCCCGAGTTCCGCGCCACCCATCACGTCTACGCCCTCACCCGGAGAGGCTTCGGGGCCTCGGACTGGCCTGACTCGGGTTACGACACCGCCACCCTGGGCGGCGACGTCGTGAAGGTGTTGGATGGGCTGGGTCTTTCGAAGGCGTCCTTCGTGGGCCACTCCCTCGCGGGGGACGAGCTGACATGGCTCGCGCTCCATCACCCCTCGCGCGTGGACGCGCTCGTGTACCTGGACGCGACGGACAGCCGGGGGCGAATCGCCGCGTTCCTGGAGGGCTCGCCGCTGCCGCCGTTGCCGTTCTCCGTGCTGGACGGCCTCCCTTCACGCGAGGCCGTGGCGGAGCGGCTGGCGCGGGACCTGGGCGGAAGACTTCCCTCGCATGAGCTCGAACAGTCCTACGTGTTCGACGCCACCACGGGCGCCTACGCGGGAGAGCGCCGCCATGCCAGGGCCACGGAGCAGTGTGTCCGGGGGGCCGCCGTCCAGGACCTCACGCGCGTGCCGGGGCCGGTGTTGTCCCTGCATGACGGTCAGGGTTTCACCGGTTGGGTGGAGGTGCTCGCCACGAGCGAAGCACTGCCCACGGACTTCCGGCAGCGGCTGCGTGACTTCCTGCCCACCCTCCGCCAACACGAAGCGGAACAAGAGGCCGCGCTCCAACGCCACCCAGGCTGGCGGCATCTGTACCTGGAGCGCGCGGGCCACTACATCTGGCTCACGAACCGCGCCGACGTGGTGACGCGGATGCGTGAGTTCTTCGCCAACACCACCGCGCCATGA
- the rpsD gene encoding 30S ribosomal protein S4 — MARDLGPRGKMCRRLGIPLSRITAKDPDKDPVLRRPYPPGQHGATARTSVSDFARRLREKQKLKLYYGLLEKQCRAAFLEARRAPGNTGTVLLQLLESRLDAMVLRAGLATSIRQARQFVRHGYFLVDGKATDIPSFRLKPGSEVRYHAAHLKLAVVQESFNRMKSRPVPGYVQVLGNGEGLRYTRLPEREEIPVDVNEPFIVEYYAQRS, encoded by the coding sequence GTGGCACGCGACTTGGGACCGCGGGGAAAGATGTGTCGTCGACTGGGGATTCCGCTTTCGCGCATCACCGCGAAGGACCCGGACAAGGACCCGGTGTTGCGCCGGCCCTACCCCCCTGGTCAGCACGGTGCCACCGCGCGTACGAGCGTGAGCGACTTCGCGCGCCGTCTGCGCGAGAAGCAGAAGCTGAAGCTGTACTACGGCTTGCTGGAGAAGCAGTGCCGTGCGGCCTTCCTGGAAGCGCGGCGTGCGCCGGGTAACACCGGTACGGTGCTGCTGCAGTTGCTGGAGAGCCGGCTGGACGCGATGGTGCTGCGCGCGGGCCTGGCCACGAGCATCCGTCAGGCGCGCCAGTTCGTGCGCCACGGCTACTTCCTGGTGGACGGCAAGGCGACGGACATCCCCAGCTTCCGGCTGAAGCCCGGCAGCGAGGTCCGGTACCACGCGGCGCACCTGAAGCTCGCCGTGGTGCAGGAGTCCTTCAACCGCATGAAGTCGCGCCCCGTGCCCGGCTACGTGCAGGTGCTGGGCAATGGCGAGGGTCTGCGTTACACCCGCCTGCCCGAGCGCGAGGAGATTCCCGTCGACGTGAACGAGCCGTTCATCGTCGAGTACTACGCGCAGCGCAGCTAA
- a CDS encoding peptidoglycan-binding protein: MTGGFASDPAIQPCSRERSFIEVVVVGDDQAPLPDMVLELREPGSHRVVRARTDKHGRFRFRGLKPGAHDVRLPGVDPSLWRPLGWMALKPEGEAASEPPWAEPPPDEAITWTCRGHETLGIVAARLGLRPSRLVEQQQGAAPAQDVPLAQGAVLQAEPPPVRWESVATGRRQVLHRIGLPVSLVLRMRDDLHAPRGRRPYLLKISLETGAALPHRRGTTDEEGRVVELLPPSASSGELLLDLGSGAPVKMKLRFAALPIPAEDAGLQPRLENLGYPCGGERGAPGPHTRAALQWFQYASGLPVTGEADADTRLLLFALHQS; this comes from the coding sequence ATGACGGGAGGCTTTGCCTCGGACCCCGCCATCCAACCTTGCTCGCGCGAGCGGTCCTTCATCGAGGTCGTGGTGGTGGGGGATGACCAGGCGCCGCTCCCCGACATGGTGTTGGAGCTGCGCGAGCCCGGCTCGCACCGCGTCGTCCGCGCGCGGACGGACAAGCACGGCCGGTTCCGTTTTCGTGGCTTGAAGCCCGGCGCCCATGACGTGCGGCTGCCGGGCGTGGACCCGTCGCTGTGGCGCCCGCTGGGCTGGATGGCGTTGAAGCCGGAGGGGGAGGCGGCCTCGGAACCCCCTTGGGCGGAGCCTCCTCCCGATGAGGCCATCACCTGGACGTGCCGGGGCCATGAGACGCTGGGCATCGTGGCCGCGCGTCTGGGGCTGCGTCCGTCCCGGCTCGTCGAGCAGCAGCAGGGCGCTGCGCCCGCGCAGGACGTCCCGCTCGCGCAAGGCGCGGTGCTCCAGGCGGAGCCGCCGCCCGTGCGGTGGGAGTCCGTGGCCACGGGGCGCCGGCAGGTCCTGCATCGCATCGGTCTGCCCGTGTCGCTCGTGTTGCGGATGCGTGATGACCTCCATGCGCCGCGTGGCCGCCGGCCGTATCTGCTGAAGATTTCGCTGGAGACAGGCGCCGCGCTTCCGCACCGGCGGGGCACCACGGATGAGGAGGGGCGCGTGGTGGAGTTGTTGCCGCCCTCCGCGTCCTCGGGCGAGCTGCTGCTGGACCTGGGCTCGGGCGCGCCCGTGAAGATGAAGCTCCGGTTCGCGGCGCTGCCCATCCCCGCTGAGGACGCGGGGCTCCAGCCACGGCTGGAGAACCTGGGCTATCCCTGCGGCGGTGAGCGCGGCGCGCCGGGGCCGCATACCCGCGCGGCGCTCCAATGGTTCCAGTACGCCTCCGGGTTGCCCGTCACGGGCGAGGCGGACGCGGACACCCGTCTCCTGCTCTTCGCGCTGCACCAGTCCTGA